One Actinomadura viridis genomic region harbors:
- the rplO gene encoding 50S ribosomal protein L15: MATDLSKDGAGAEGAPLKLHDLRPAPGANRAKVRKGRGEASKGKTAGRGTKGTKARSTVPVGFEGGQMPLIRRVPKLKGFKNPNRVEFQVVNLDKLAALYPEGGEVTAEDLAARGAVRRGRPVKVLGTGEISVAVQVKVHAFSGSAKEKIAAAGGSAEEL; encoded by the coding sequence ATGGCGACTGATCTGAGCAAGGACGGCGCGGGCGCCGAGGGCGCCCCGCTGAAGCTGCACGATCTGCGTCCGGCTCCCGGCGCCAACCGCGCCAAGGTCCGCAAGGGCCGCGGCGAGGCGTCCAAGGGCAAGACCGCGGGCCGCGGCACCAAGGGCACCAAGGCCCGCAGCACGGTTCCCGTGGGGTTCGAGGGCGGCCAGATGCCGCTGATCCGCCGGGTGCCGAAGCTCAAGGGCTTCAAGAACCCGAACCGGGTCGAGTTCCAGGTGGTCAACCTGGACAAGCTCGCCGCGCTGTACCCCGAGGGCGGCGAGGTCACGGCCGAGGACCTGGCGGCCCGGGGCGCGGTGCGCCGCGGCCGGCCGGTCAAGGTGCTCGGCACCGGTGAGATCTCCGTGGCGGTCCAGGTGAAGGTGCACGCCTTCTCCGGTTCCGCCAAGGAGAAGATCGCGGCGGCCGGTGGCTCGGCCGAAGAGCTGTAA
- the secY gene encoding preprotein translocase subunit SecY → MLTAFARAFRTPDLRKKLLFTLFIILIFRIGSMLPSPGVNTEVLRETADKARESNNLYGLVDLFSGGALLKLSVFALGIMPYITASIILQLLTVVIPRLEALKKEGQAGTTKITQYTRYLTIGLAILQATGIVAMASTGQLFQGVAGGQDVLYNNDIFTIITIVVCMTAGTSVIMWLGELITDRGVGNGMSILIFTQVVAVFPGQFWSIYTSKGGFVFALVLLVGLAIMAGVVFVEQAQRRIPVQYAKRMVGRRMYGGTSTYIPLKVNQAGIIPVIFASSLLYLPVLATQLWPNTKWLQSVQPYLAQDNPWHMGIFFAFIVFFTYFYVAITFNPTEVADNMKKYGGFIPGIRPGRPTAEYLDYVLTRITTPGALYLGLVALIPMVAFALIGATQDFAFGGTSILIVVGVGLDTVKQIESQLQQRNYEGFLR, encoded by the coding sequence GTGCTGACCGCGTTCGCTCGGGCTTTCCGTACGCCGGACCTGCGTAAAAAACTTCTGTTCACGTTGTTCATCATCCTGATCTTCCGGATCGGCTCGATGCTGCCGTCCCCGGGCGTGAACACCGAGGTCCTGCGCGAGACCGCCGACAAGGCCAGGGAGAGCAACAATCTCTATGGGCTGGTCGACCTCTTCAGCGGCGGAGCGCTCCTGAAGCTTTCGGTCTTCGCTCTGGGGATCATGCCCTACATCACCGCGAGCATCATCTTGCAGCTGCTCACGGTGGTGATCCCGCGCCTGGAAGCCCTCAAGAAGGAGGGCCAGGCGGGCACGACCAAGATCACCCAGTACACCCGCTACCTGACCATCGGCCTGGCGATCCTGCAGGCCACCGGAATCGTGGCGATGGCCAGCACGGGCCAGCTCTTCCAGGGCGTGGCCGGCGGCCAGGACGTGCTGTACAACAACGACATCTTCACGATCATCACGATCGTGGTCTGCATGACCGCGGGAACCTCGGTCATCATGTGGCTGGGCGAGCTGATCACCGACCGCGGCGTCGGCAACGGCATGTCCATCCTGATCTTCACCCAGGTGGTCGCGGTCTTCCCCGGCCAGTTCTGGAGCATCTACACCTCCAAGGGCGGCTTCGTCTTCGCCCTGGTGCTGCTCGTCGGCCTGGCCATCATGGCCGGTGTGGTCTTCGTCGAGCAGGCCCAGCGGCGCATCCCGGTGCAGTACGCCAAGCGGATGGTGGGCCGCCGGATGTACGGCGGCACATCGACCTACATCCCGCTGAAGGTCAACCAGGCCGGCATCATCCCGGTGATCTTCGCGTCGTCGCTGCTCTACCTGCCGGTGCTGGCCACCCAGCTGTGGCCCAACACGAAGTGGCTGCAGAGCGTCCAGCCTTACCTGGCCCAGGACAACCCCTGGCACATGGGGATCTTCTTCGCCTTCATCGTCTTCTTCACGTACTTCTATGTGGCGATCACGTTCAACCCCACTGAAGTCGCCGACAACATGAAGAAGTATGGTGGGTTCATCCCAGGTATTCGTCCGGGCCGGCCGACCGCCGAGTACCTCGACTACGTGCTGACCCGGATCACCACACCCGGTGCGCTCTACCTGGGGCTCGTCGCCCTGATCCCGATGGTCGCGTTCGCACTCATCGGCGCGACCCAGGACTTCGCCTTCGGGGGCACGAGCATCCTCATCGTCGTCGGCGTCGGACTGGATACCGTGAAGCAGATCGAGAGTCAGCTCCAGCAGCGTAACTACGAGGGCTTCCTCCGGTAG